Genomic window (Mus caroli chromosome 14, CAROLI_EIJ_v1.1, whole genome shotgun sequence):
CCCTGCGTTTGGGCAGCTGAGGGCGCAGATCTGAATCTAATCCAGCACCTACCCTTGAGGAGCCTGGCCTTCTGAGGAAGGGGACCGAGGAAGTCATGTCCTCATATTTGGGACACATGAAGCTAGTCATGGCTAATTAAAACAAGGGTATGTGGAAGGCTTCCTGGGTGACAGGCAGATAAAAGAACATTCCATctggagagaagagaatgaaaacacagaaaaaccctatgaAGTAGAGCTCAGAGGCCACCTTGATGGGTGCTGGATGCTCATCTGAGAAGGTAAACCCATTCCTTTCTTTAAACCTCATAACCTGGGGCCACACTTCTAACACAGTGAAGCAAACACATCAAGACTGAGGACAACCTAAAGTCACCCTGGAGTAGTGAAATGATAAAAACATGTGTCTGAGGTCATCAGGAATCTTCAACAGTCTTTAGCTCACTGTGGGATCTGGACACTTGCCTTAAATTTCAAATAATCTGTAATGTGTCCCGTCAttataaagacaagaaaaaaagaaaagagaggaagtctAGTCAGTCAGGAAGCTCCTCCAGCAGAGGCATTTGTCACATGCAGGCCTTTTGACCCCAGAGTAATCCCTAGGTCTCCTACACTGAGGCCAGAGGAAGCCAAACCCTGAGAGTTATGcattgacctccacacacacactgtgatgtgtgcatgcccacacacacacacacacacacacaacaccaataaataataatgaaaagtcCACCACACTGGGATGACTATTAGGAAGTGACTAAGGAAATTGCAATTGTTTACTGTGTAAGCCAAATGCagacaggggaaagccagggaaagaagtctttttcttttttattggatattttctttgtttacatttcaaaagttatcccctttcctggtctcccctccagaaccctccctatcccatgccccttccccctgcctctatgagggtgctccccaacccacccacctactctccccttcctgccttggcattcccctacactggggcattgaactccctcaggcccaagggcctctcctcttactgatgttcaacaaggccatcctctgccacatatacggccggagccaagggtccctccatgtgtactctggttcgtggtagtccctgagagctccggggggtggggatctggccagttgacactgttgctccctacatggggctgcaaacctcctcagctcctccagtccctcCTCCAACTCCCTCACTGGGGACAGTGGAAGAATGGCATGGGGAATAGTCATCATCACTGCTGAGAGAGAaaccaaggcaacagccacccaGCTCTGTTCTAGTGAGCTGCCTCCAGAACAcggcaggaaggctccacccaCTTTTCACTATTTTGCTGATTTTATATTCTCTATAGACTACGTATACAGCATAGGCATAAAGAATATACCTATATTCTTTACAATAACCAGGCTtcacaaatcattttttaaaaaccctcatATCTAGAGGTACTTGACATAACAGGACTGCAGAAACACCCTCCAGGAGGAACTAGGTGAGTCCCGCTGCCCAGCCAACCTAGTTCACCCACTACCTTGCCAGAAGCTCTGAGAGGACCAACAAACACCACACCTAACAACACCAGGAATGTGCTAGCCGGGCCATGAGTACCCAGTGAATCATCACCAGGCAAGAAAAGGCTGGCAGGTGTGTCAAACCCTGCCCTAGAGGCCACCACAGGAGGCCAAGGTAAGACAATGAAATGCCACAGGGCTAGAGTATGAACGAGAGGGGCCACCTTCTAGGGTCACCTAGTCCAGGTCACTAAGCACCACTCCTGATGACAATCTGTGCACACAGTGGGGCGCTGTCCTTCTGGgttcctgagtttaatttctCCCGCGCTGCTCACCAGCCGTGTCTCTGGCTGACTTGTTCCCATCTCTAGGTCCATTACTTAGAGAGAAAACTAACATCGCAGACTGGTTGGTCAGTTGTAAGGAAGACATGAAGTCATACCTACGGGCACCTATAACAAGGCAGGTGCCTGGTGGCCATTACTATTAAGACATCTTAATATATTTACTAGAAATCAAGAAACAGAATTATGTCAAATTAGACACTATTTAATGCTAAATTCTAATACAAATAAGAACAACTaccaatggatttttttttaaagattagaaaCTAAGTTTCCTATTCGTATTTCTTTTATGTTGTGAGATCTAACAATGCAGACCAAGGCTGCTTTTCTACAGaaacacaacaacagaaatccaACCACACCCTACACATGTGCATGTCGTATGTGGTTTCCATGAAGGCTTGTCTCCAGGTCCTCCTTCTGTGATCCATTGCTGTCCACTGATGGCCCCAAGGCCCATGTGGAGTAGTCACCTGCCTCCTAGGCCCACCTCATCTCTCTTTCCCATACCCTTCCTCAGGGTCCCCACATTGATCCTGTGTCCTCATTGCCACGACTCCTAACACCCTGTTCACAGAAGATTCGGTTTTCTCCCTAGGCACAGTCCTGACAGCAAGAGTTCCACAGGACTCTCTTATGcattcctgccttcctccctcgtcaggctgcttctcttccttctccctttgtaTTTTCCTCCACATCCATCTTCAATGGCTTGGGAACATGCCGATTGAGTATATTCACAAGCAGAATAAAAGTGGGCTACCCTGGCAAGTACGGAAACACCACTTGAAATGGGAAGTCAGGTTCAGGCCTCTGCAGTGCCACACTGGACTAAGTCACTGGTCCAACGGCTCACCTGTTCTCGGACTCAAGTTCATCAACTGCCGTCAGGGCAGCATGGCTGTCTGGTGGCCTGACTGAAGTGCATGTATGAGATGCAAGCCTACAGTAGATGTGTGACCAGTGACAGCTgctgggaggaaggatggaagactTTAAATGTAGAGATTCAGTCTGGGGCCTCAATCTCAGATACCCATGGGTCTGAAGTCAATACTGAGGTCTTACCTGTTTTCCAGATCCTATCACAAAAACTCCTCCAAGGATGAAGCCTTCGCCTTCTAGGTTTCCAGAGAAGCCTCCATTCCAAGCTCGAAAGGAGTTATACCACACCCCCAAACGGATGAGGCCCATGAACATCATCTTCCGCCTCTCTGGACCATAGAATTTTTTCTACAGAGTAAGGAAGATCCTGTGTGAGCAATCTGCATGTCTCTCATCCCTAAGAAGGatgccaaaagccaaaagccccAGAGCCTGCTAGTTCATGTTTTTTCTGCAGTCTAACACATTTCACTCCTCCCAGGATCATACTCAACTGCCTAGGGAAACAGAAAGCTGCCAGCTCTGacttctttacaaaaaaaaaaaaaaggggggggggatagaaaggaaaaaaaaaaggaaaggaaaggaaaaagtttaaatttaattctATGTTATTTTTGTGAtgcaggaattgaacccagggccttatacaTGTATATTAGGCAAGTCTCTACCACTGGGTTCAACTTCTGCTCTCGAGGCAGCTTAAATCTGAGGAAAGGACACCCCATCTTGCCACCCCTACATGTGCTTTCCCACTGTCCTTACAAGGTTCTGTAGGAAAGAGTACAAAGGAGGTGGCTGCATAAATGAAGGGACAAGGGCTTGGCTAAGGGGGCAGAAGAGGTGTCTGTCCTTTCCCACTCTCTTGAGTCAGTTGACAAGAACAGCTTTAGTAATAATGGAGAACAACTTTCAAGAGCCTGCCTATGCTCTTCTCAGAGAGCTAGGGGACCCTGCAAGTTCAGGGATACTGAAGGTGAGGCCTACCTCTAGCTAAAGGACAGCGCATGCTAGGTCAGTGACCTCTTCCAGCTAAGGACTAGTCCCACCAGTGTACAGCCCAGGGCCCACAAACCCAtaacacactctctctttctgtgtttgatTTCTAATGATGTGTATATGAGCATCtctgtgtgagtttgtgcatgtgagcaaagtgctcagaggccagaggagggcattggatccctaggagctggtgttacaggccAAGGTCAGCCATTCAAAGGATGCTGGAAGctgaatgtgggtcctctggaagaacccTTAAGCACGgaggcatctctccaggccacCACATGCTCACCTTTTCATCCAGGAAGATTTCCCCTTTGAAGTAAGGTTGGAAATCTTCCACTTCTCTCTTCACCTGCTCCTTCACCACCGCATAGAGAGGGACACCTAGCTCATCCAACTTGGGCTTCAAGGACATCAGGTCTGCTGCTTCCTGTGGAAGACAGGAAAGTTCAGTGACACAAGAACCCAGAGCTTCTGCAGTCAACGAGCAAACCATGGCTTGGGGCTGACACTGAGCAGAGGGACAAAGGTGacaaaattccagaaataagccAGGCCTATGTGACCCAGCCTACATCTGTCTGAGGTAGATACTCAGCCACAGGACAGGGTTTCAAGTGCATTCACCAAGCCAGGCATTTTCTCTTCTTACAGTGGGAAGGAGAAGTATGCCCGGGAGCCTCTTAATAGTGGCTGCTCCCAAGCATGCCCTTCACTCTCAGCCAGGACGTGGTCGCCTACTTTGTCTCTCCAGCTCATTCCTGTACCAGACCAAACTAGCCAAGGGGTCCAtcagacatatatgcatgcaggccATATAGCAACTGCGGCCTCCAGGCCTCTGTACAAGCCTTCCTCTCCCCCCGCCCCAATCCCTGCtagactttctttctctttccagctcTGGTCTAACCTACTGGAATGGTATCTTTGTTCTAGAAAGATTCCCACACCTGTCCTTCTTCTCAAGtatgttctctgctttctgcccGTGCCTTTTTTGGTGCTAGGTCTTCATGCCTCCATTGAGCACGGCCACTTAGGTTCCTAAGGATGTCTTACTATAAGAAAATCTGTCTTTTGCTTCATAGACATCCCAGGGTCTAGAACGTGGCTGGATATATGGAGCTGAAGATGGACAAGGGATGGGTGTGGCCGCTCTCGGAGTGGTACAGGCAATCTTGATCCTTGAGAACCATGTGCAGGATGAATAAACAATACTCCACGAATCATGGAAAAGCTTCACCCTTAAGAAGCTTTTTCACATTAGAGGTCATAACTAAAAAATCTTTTAAGTGCCCACCTCTGATATAACTACAGAGAGACATGAGAGGAATGGTATTTTCtataacaagaagaaacaggaagaactgAAGGCACAACTAGACAGAACAGAGTTGATTGTAACACATTTACCAAGGCCTGGACTGAGTAACAAAGTTTGACGACAACAGAAGGGAGGGGCTCTAGTGTCTGGTGTGGTTGAGGACCACCTGCTGGAGATGCGGTTCACTGCTTTCCTGGGCTCCTTCCTCTGGGGATGTCCCTAAAGCCATCGAGAGGAACAGAGTCATATAACTCCTCTGTTGAGTCACTCACACACCTCTATCCACCCACATTTCTGGACACTGTAAGTTTCCACAAAATGCTGTGCCAGGGCCCAGAGCAGAATACAGGAGAACAGGCTGCAGTTAGTAAGAACTGTTGCTCCTGGGACCTTCTCTGTGTCATTGGCTTCAACAGATCATGTCAGAGCAGTTTTCCCGCTGGTGTCCGGGGACACATTCGATTTGGAATTAAAAGCCCGCCCTTTAACACTCTACCTCCCggttgaaagaaaataatgaaccCCTAAAGATGGCCAAGTCTAAATGACTGTGACCTGTCACATGATCGGGGTTTGGGGGGCACTGACACTGAGGGGAAACTTAGCTTGCCAATCACCTGACCTTAAAGTAAAAAGGTCCTATGTTAACTGGACTGGTCCAATGTCATCCCCGGGGTCTTaaatgtggaagacagaggaagaaagtcaGGGTTGGAGGGATGTGATGTCACAATGATCTGAGCAGGCATTGCTGACGGTGGGAGAACTCACAAGCAAAACACATTGGTGAGCTCTGGAAGGgtgcaaagacaaagaaatggaCTTCCATTACAGCTTCCAGGGGGAATGCAACCAGATGCCATATGAGAACCCAACCTTCAGCCCCGTACGGTGACTGCTGTTAAAGCCGTCAAACTTGCGACATTTGGCCCCAGCTGCAGTAACTGAAAACACATTAAGCAGGCAGTCTGGCTTTGTGGCAACCTCTGCACCGCTGtctcctcctctgtaaaatgagAATGATGACAACAGGTTGTGTTTCTAAGAGAACCCTGAGAAGCTGTACAcaggttggggatgtagctcagttagtagactTGCATGCACAAagtcttgggttccatccccagcatcacagaaAACTGGATgcagtggtgtgtgtctgtgatcccagcactcaggaggtggggatgagaagatcagaaattcaagggctacatagcaaatgagaagtcagcctgggctacatgagatcctgtctaaaaaaaaaaaaactgaaataaaaaaagatgccTTGCAGGTAAGACGTTGCAAAGTGTGTGTACTCAGTAATGTCACTGGATTCTTTAtcacacacagaagcagaaagaaatgtcTTAGGGTTGATTCAGGCTTCCAGAGAAATTTGAGTGAGACTCCTGATGCGGCCAAGGTTACTTGGGAAGCCAAATGGTTTCAAGGGCAAGAGAACCCGAGGCCACTTTTCTCCTAGTCAAATCAATTATCTCAGAATGTGAGGCTTTTGGTACCACCTGGGCAGGCCATCAAACTACCCCTGCCCTCTTTTTACTCACTGAGTACAGGGCCATGCTCTAGAGTTACAGGGCCATGCTCGGGCCACTGTAAAATTCCTGCTGCACTAGCATTCTGCATTGCAAATGaagaagtatttaaaaagtatagcaaagtaaaaacaaaattcgaggcttttgggcccaggcttgggagtgtagcctttgtggcttagtgctccaggtactggtcataaaacagatagcgacattcctccacctacccgcttcctgggttcaattcaaagaatggcaccctgaccattactggaacctgcaatgcaaatgtgctatctttaggggctcttagaaactgtcttgagagataacctgacacttgtgactttatacttccttgtgactcttaactggtatttttggtattttccaacaacaccctccccacctccatgaattgtggtttcttcctttaaatacccccttactcagctactcggggcgccatagtcctctacccctgcgtggtgtatgaccatgggcccgagaacgctctcgaataaaaatcctcttgcagttgcagcaagaccgtttcttatgtgatttggggtgtcgcctctcctgagtcagaacgtggggagagtcctcacgttgtgggtctttcacaatAACCGCAATTCCTGCCCTGATGTGTATTCCCTGTTATGGGAACGGCTTCCATTTGAGTTGCCCACCTGGAGCCACACTGTGTAAGTAAGCCTCAACGTCACCCAAGCTTACAGGCCAAATACATCCACACTGAGTCCCTGGTATGACTGAGTCCCTGCTCAGCTGCCCACTCTGTGAGAGCAAACAGGGAGAAAGAATAGTTCATGATCTAGGGGGAAACGGGCTATGGTGGGTCCCAAGGAGGAGGAATGTTCTACAGCTGGCAGCTGACATTAGCAGTGAGTGTTCCTGCAGTCTAGATGCTTATTTCAACAAGTGTGCAGCTATGTGGGCCAATGGGAACTCAGAATTTTCTCCTGTTGCTGCTCCGGATTAAATGAAAAGGCAGTGCAGGACATGGCTGCTACCATATTGGGCAAAAGGCTTGAGGGACAGAGAAAGTCAGACGTGTGACTAACCCCACCAGGATATTTGGAGCTGGTACAAACATGATCAGAGCCAATGTCAAAACAAATGCATAGAGCAAATAACAGAAGCATCCAGAAATGTCAGAAGGCTCAGAGCACACATAAGCCCTTGGTCCTAATGGAAATAGTCCAGACCCCAAGGCCTGAATGCTCTCCTCCCAACAGGTTCTCAGAGGCACTCACCGCTCGGCAGAGAAAGCAGCCTGGCCGGCGCACAGCCATAATCACAGCCCCGTTCTTCTCCCACAGCTCCTTTGCTTTGAACGTCCTTGGttctgagagagaagaaatagttACTGCTTGCTTCTGGCCTGCCCAGTCCTTCTTCAATTGTTCGGATGCTCCTGAAGTAcaaggagctgagctgagctcaGGACCCAGCCTAGGAGGGGACCAGGATGAGCCCTCCCTCCATGCGTAAGAGAAGGCAAGCACAGACAGGGAAAATTCATCTTCCCAAGGAACACTAACAAGGAGGGCTTAATGATCCAACTGCACACTGAGAAGTCCCTCCCCGCAAACACTAACGTGCAACTCCAACATCCAAGTTGTGATAATTTCTAGCAAAATTGAAATTCCTTTTACGGCTGGCAGCATTGGTCGGTCTAATAATTCTGTAGAGCCCAAATGAGTTTTATATTTTGACGCCCCTCCCACAAATACTCTTAAAAGCAtattcaactttttcttttttaattgaccTAAACATTTTAACTGCCATACTTGCCATACTTACAAACAGAACAAGGTGGAAGAAACCCAACAAGTGAATGCTTGGGAGAATTAGTGCGGACTCATTATAGAGCAACCTTAATTGTTTTAGTATTCCTCGGAGGTATCCACACACTTGTGGGATACAATGTGAACAAGAACAGGAAAGAAGGGAAGTGTGGTCACATGAGGTTCTTAAGATGGGGGAATGAACAAAGCcttggtttttctctctctgcacttTTCTAAGGTGACTGGCCATGAATGTGAGCTACCACACTCCTGCCTTTCTAGGGCAgctccctcacccactgagcACATGATAATGGCTTTTCTCTGGGGGGCACTAGCCAGAGGTCCATCCAATCAGTGAGCCCTAATGTTTATCAAGAGATTTCCCTGCTGAGCCTGGGCTCTGCTGTGGAAATGCACCTGGCAGGGGTAGAGCTGGGGACAGGTACACAGGCTCCTTTGTCCTAAAATCAACTCCCCTGCTGCAGCTCCATCACAGGCAGGGTGACCACAAAGGATGCCAGCTCCCCAGGTCCCCCTTTCCAGTGTGCAGTTTCTTACTGTGCACCAGGCCCTGTACCATGCACGGGGAACACAGGATGGGGTGAGCAGTATTTCTTGAGCTCATTCCACCCAGACAAGtctatttatttcattctttgtgACAATCTCACAAGCCTTGGAATTCCTCAGAATTCTCCCCGGAATAGCTGGCTTATTAAATGATGGTAAAATATTACGTGAATTATTACGGAACAATTCATCATTACAGCTAAGGCGACAACAGTAACGGAGAGTGAAAAATGACTTTgataagaaaaagataaatttgcCACTAATACCAAGATCACCTCTATGTGACT
Coding sequences:
- the Prxl2a gene encoding peroxiredoxin-like 2A isoform X3; amino-acid sequence: MGMWSIGVGAVGAAAVALLLANTDMFLSKPRKAALEYLEDIDLKTLEKEPRTFKAKELWEKNGAVIMAVRRPGCFLCRAEAADLMSLKPKLDELGVPLYAVVKEQVKREVEDFQPYFKGEIFLDEKKKFYGPERRKMMFMGLIRLGVWYNSFRAWNGGFSGNLEGEGFILGGVFVIGSGKQGILLEHREKEFGDRVNPLSVLEAVKKIKLQTPASGRS
- the Prxl2a gene encoding peroxiredoxin-like 2A isoform X2; amino-acid sequence: MSFLQDPSFFTMGMWSIGVGAVGAAAVALLLANTDMFLSKPRKAALEYLEDIDLKTLEKEPRTFKAKELWEKNGAVIMAVRRPGCFLCRAEAADLMSLKPKLDELGVPLYAVVKEQVKREVEDFQPYFKGEIFLDEKKKFYGPERRKMMFMGLIRLGVWYNSFRAWNGGFSGNLEGEGFILGGVFVIGSGKQGILLEHREKEFGDRVNPLSVLEAVKKIKLQTPASGRS
- the Prxl2a gene encoding peroxiredoxin-like 2A isoform X1 → MEDVSRSSPDMSFLQDPSFFTMGMWSIGVGAVGAAAVALLLANTDMFLSKPRKAALEYLEDIDLKTLEKEPRTFKAKELWEKNGAVIMAVRRPGCFLCRAEAADLMSLKPKLDELGVPLYAVVKEQVKREVEDFQPYFKGEIFLDEKKKFYGPERRKMMFMGLIRLGVWYNSFRAWNGGFSGNLEGEGFILGGVFVIGSGKQGILLEHREKEFGDRVNPLSVLEAVKKIKLQTPASGRS